A region from the Brassica napus cultivar Da-Ae chromosome C8, Da-Ae, whole genome shotgun sequence genome encodes:
- the LOC106401455 gene encoding zinc finger protein GAI-ASSOCIATED FACTOR 1 — translation MPVDLDNSSTVSGEASVSSTGNQQNPLPKSAAKKKRNLPGMPDPDSEVIALSPKTLLATNRFVCEICNKGFQRDQNLQLHRRGHNLPWKLRQKSSQEVKKKVYVCPETSCVHHDPSRALGDLTGIKKHFCRKHGEKKWKCDKCSKRYAVVSDWKAHSKICGTKEYKCDCGTLFSRRDSFMTHRAFCDALAGESVRNHTHSKKQSPEILTRKKPVPDPKPSLAAPVETQPAITIKRPESPKTPREILQEAQEPTGLNGVFFESSSTSPSIYASSCSQSLFAPSSSIEPISLGLSTSHGPSFLCSTRFPAQPAMSATALLQKAAQMGAASSGGSLLRGLGIVSSTSPSMDSIVPNGLALGLPCGGESSSGLKELMMGNSSVFGPKQTTLDFLGLGRAVGNGGGPGSTLNGPRGGSIDALATFGSGEFSGNDIGRRTS, via the exons ATGCCAGTAGATTTAGATAACTCCTCCACTGTCTCCGGCGAGGCAAGTGTCTCCTCCACCGGAAACCAACAAAACCCACTTCCCAAATCTGCCGCAAAGAAGAAACGAAACCTCCCTGGCATGCCCG ATCCAGACTCGGAAGTGATAGCTTTGTCGCCGAAGACTCTACTAGCAACGAACAGATTCGTCTGCGAAATCTGCAACAAAGGCTTCCAGAGAGACCAGAACCTTCAGCTTCACCGTCGCGGCCACAACTTACCGTGGAAACTCAGGCAGAAATCGAGCCAAGAAGTCAAGAAAAAGGTTTACGTGTGTCCCGAGACGAGCTGTGTTCACCACGACCCTTCACGCGCTTTGGGAGATCTCACCGGAATCAAGAAACACTTTTGTCGGAAACACGGCGAGAAGAAGTGGAAATGCGACAAATGCTCCAAGAGATACGCTGTTGTGTCTGATTGGAAAGCTCATTCTAAGATCTGTGGTACCAAAGAGTATAAATGCGATTGTGGTACTCTGTTTTCTAG AAGAGATAGCTTTATGACGCATAGAGCTTTCTGTGATGCTTTGGCTGGAGAAAGTGTGAGAAACCATACTCATAGCAAGAAGCAGAGTCCTGAAATCTTGACCCGGAAGAAACCTGTACCCGACCCGAAACCTTCCTTGGCTGCTCCGGTGGAAACTCAGCCTGCTATAACCATTAAGCGACCAG AATCTCCAAAAACCCCTCGTGAAATCTTGCAAGAAGCTCAGGAGCCAACAGGTTTAAACGGTGTTTTCTTCGAGTCTTCATCAACTTCTCCAAGTATATACGCGTCTTCTTGCTCACAGTCTCTATTCGCGCCGTCTTCATCCATTGAACCCATCTCTTTGGGTCTCTCAACGAGTCACGGACCATCTTTTCTCTGCTCAACACGGTTCCCAGCTCAGCCGGCAATGTCAGCCACCGCTCTGCTTCAAAAGGCAGCTCAAATGGGAGCTGCTTCTTCAGGTGGTTCATTGCTTCGCGGGTTAGGGATAGTTTCATCAACTTCACCTTCTATGGACTCAATAGTCCCCAATGGTCTAGCATTGGGACTGCCTTGTGGAGGTGAAAGCAGCTCGGGTTTGAAAGAGCTTATGATGGGGAATTCATCTGTGTTTGGTCCGAAACAAACAACGTTAGACTTTCTCGGGTTAGGTAGAGCGGTTGGTAACGGAGGTGGTCCTGGATCCACTCTAAATGGACCAAGAGGAGGCAGCATCGATGCGTTGGCGACATTTGGGTCGGGAGAGTTTTCAGGAAATGACATTGGTAGAAGAACATCATAA